In Pochonia chlamydosporia 170 chromosome 3, whole genome shotgun sequence, the following are encoded in one genomic region:
- a CDS encoding glutathione S-transferase II (similar to Metarhizium acridum CQMa 102 XP_007814246.1), translating into MATKTDIVLYTAQTPNGIKASIALEELGLQYEVYNIKMMDNEQKEQWFLDINPNGRIPALTDTFNGKKIRVFESGAILEYLVDRYDKDHKISYPKDSAEHWEVISWLMWQMGGLGPMQGQANHFKRYAPEKIEYGINRYGNETRRLYRTMDDHLAKSSHGFLVGDRVTIADISCWGWVASHTWAGVSLKEFPHLEKWLNTLLQRPGFEKGRHVPKQHTAFDNDKLSEEELDKKAESSRNWVQSGMKADAQK; encoded by the exons ATGGCCACCAAGACCGATATCGTTCTCTACACGGCGCAGACGCCTAACGGAATCAAAGCGTCCATTGCGCTCGAGGAGCTCGGTCTTCAATATGAG GTGTATAATATCAAAATGATGGACAATGAGCAAAAGGAGCAATGGTTCCTGGACATCAATCCCAATGGCCGAATTCCCGCTCTGACAGACACATTCAACGGCAAGAAGATTCGGGTTTTTGAAAGCGGCGCCATCTTGGAGTATCTCGTGGACCGGTATGACAAGGACCACAAGATTTCGTATCCCAAGGACTCGGCGGAGCATTGGGAAGTCATCAGCTGG TTAATGTGGCAGATGGGTGGTCTTGGGCCGATGCAAGGCCAGGCAAACCACTTCAAGA GATACGCCCCCGAAAAGATTGAATACGGCATCAACCGCTACGGCAACGAAACTCGCCGTCTGTACCGCACCATGGACGACCACCTCGCCAAGTCGTCCCACGGCTTCCTGGTCGGCGACCGCGTCACCATTGCGGACATTTCATGCTGGGGATGGGTCGCTTCTCACA CCTGGGCGGGCGTCTCGCTCAAGGAGTTTCCCCATCTGGAGAAGTGGCTGAACACGCTGCTGCAGCGACCTGGCTTTGAAAAGGGGCGCCATGTGCCGAAGCAGCATACTGCGTTTGACAACGACAAATTGAgtgaggaggagctggataAGAAGGCTGAGTCGTCGAGGAATTGGGTGCAGAGCGGGATGAAGGCGGATGCGCAGAAGTGA
- a CDS encoding phosphatidylserine decarboxylase family protein (similar to Neosartorya fischeri NRRL 181 XP_001262810.1) gives MVTQHGDHHHIPAHFRIHKPGAWLPADHRVHRQYLSNITSYIDSHPEEKLTPALEEFKQLIEGNSRVYMYFVQMFDEIPRKHPYWHDPTGVKQIRDYKHMLQVLNHIVTRAPEWTEAAESVGVVGVPMCAIFDYPMGTPSGHAAFLDPDVNRALKKVLNEWGKYLQSPASAEVLGDHKLGWFGQTGINDLVQVANAPYKSNMKFEEMFICDPTAKHMGFKSWDDFFTRKLHDSARPVASPTDDTVIANACESKVFNIEHNINLRDKFFAKGQPYSLVDMFAHDPLAHKFVGGTIYQAFLSALSYHRWHSPVSGTVKRAFVQDGTYFSEPLNEDDGDTDVKIDTRGITVAQGYLSALATRAVIVLEADEKAIGLVGFVGIGMDEVSTCDVTVREGQHVKKGDELGMFHFGGSSHCLVFGKGVRVEGFPGVGRDENVPVRGKLAVVKK, from the exons ATGGTTACTCAACATGGCGACCACCATCATATCCCCGCCCACTTCCGCATCCATAA ACCCGGCGCATGGCTCCCTGCTGACCATCGCGTCCATCGGCAATACCTCTCCAACATAACCTCCTACATCGACTCGCACCCCGAGGAAAAGCTCACGCCCGCCCTCGAGGAATTCAAGCAGCTCATTGAGGGAAATTCCCGTGTGTACATGTACTTTGTGCAGATGTTTGACGAAATTCCCCGGAAGCACCCATATTGGCATGATCCAACTGGGGTGAAGCAGATTCGCGACTACAAGCATATGCTGCAGGTGCTGAATCATATTGTTACGAGGGCGCCGGAGTGGACGGAGGCAGCGGAGAGTGTGGGCGTAGTGGGAGTTCCAATGTGTGCTATTTTTGATTACCCGATGGGTACGCCGAG TGGACATGCGGCGTTTTTAGATCCAGATGTAAACAGAgcgttgaagaaggtgcTGAATGAATGGGGGAAATATCTGCAG tcaccagcatcagcagaagTCCTGGGCGACCACAAACTAGGCTGGTTCGGCCAAACCGGCATCAACGACCTCGTCCAAGTCGCCAACGCCCCCTACAAGTCCAACATGAAGTTTGAAGAAATGTTCATCTGCGACCCAACCGCAAAACACATGGGCTTCAAGTCCTGGGACG ACTTCTTCACCCGAAAACTCCACGATTCCGCACGCCCCGTCGCCTCCCCCACCGACGACACCGTCATCGCCAACGCCTGCGAATCCAAAGTCTTCAACATAgagcacaacatcaacctccGCGACAAGTTCTTCGCCAAGGGCCAGCCCTACTCCCTCGTCGACATGTTCGCCCACGACCCCCTCGCGCACAAATTCGTCGGCGGCACAATCTACCAGGCGTTTTTGTCGGCGCTGTCCTACCACCGCTGGCACTCGCCCGTCTCGGGGACAGTGAAGCGCGCGTTTGTCCAGGACGGGACGTACTTCAGCGAGCCGCTCAACGAAGACGACGGGGATACGGACGTCAAGATTGACACGAGGGGGATTACGGTTGCGCAGGGGTATTTGTCGGCGCTGGCGACGAGGGCGGTCATTGTGCTGgaggcggatgagaaggcgATTGGGCTGGTGGGCTTTGTGGGGATTGGGATGGACGAGGTGAGTACGTGTGATGTTACGGTGCGGGAGGGACAGCATGTGAAGAAGGGGGATGAGTTGGGTATGTTTCATTTTGGGGGGTCGAGTCattgtttggtgtttgggaaggGGGTGAGGGTTGAGGGGTTTCCGGGCGTGGGGAGGGATGAGAATGTTCCTGTGAGGGGGAAGTTGGCTGTTGTTAAGAAGTGA
- a CDS encoding TeaA receptor TeaR (similar to Beauveria bassiana ARSEF 2860 XP_008599840.1), whose translation MAAVSSAPTGATALTPPSSSHGENMWELSAGQSENTMQDKNDAPSLEKPLRSPLGSQNGNALSSSYGQTSNHFEMAARKMHSVDNLSSARWAKSGDGTSGLSPALAIEPRQPLPSASDGTSLGKQAALDERRRQIQQTLGLEYSEEDSKWIHRDKLAKIESEELQAAGFIIPKVRASSRQRRPRGQNSVDYDNQQRPRNQSSMDFDNQHQQRQRHDSANMDHVGEEEPPAQHWDLRTPEEIAEEEANAYFASQCLKGGTKIPVAKISPAPIPQDYLDRGSPSVRRIESMDGDTIAYTKTRSRSASASTKDFEVVNNCNRPANGKRSVTEGSPKKSTVRKASTASKTSTTASRPKTRSGPTRDASGNRPPTRSGEPSAASKQPEGDPPWMFDAYKPDPRLPPDQQLLPTVAKRLRQEMWEREGKFGDVYDKEFRPLNDHELPKPQEKEPLPQEEEDAQQAGEWPLKPGITKSPKQSSYSTMPKISDKPPVSPVASSKGPGPMQPVSQPQTVEPMRQEEEEAEKKAGCGCCVIM comes from the exons ATGGCCGCCGTTTCATCAGCTCCCACGGGAGCTACGGCTTTGACACCGCCgagcagcagccatggagaaAACATGTGGGAGCTTTCCGCTGGACAGTCAGAG AACACGATGCAAGACAAGAACGACGCTCCCAGTTTAGAAAAACCCTTGCGAAGCCCCCTCGGTTCACAGAATGGCAATGCACTGTCTTCCTCGTATGGCCAAACCAGCAACCATTTTGAAATGGCCGCTCGCAAAATGCACTCTGTCGACAACCTCAGTTCCGCCAGATGGGCCAAGTCAGGAGATGGAACTTCAGGACTATCACCTGCTCTGGCCATTGAGCCCCGACAACCCCTACCGAGCGCCTCGGATGGTACGTCGCTCGGAAAGCAAGCAGCTTTGGATGAACGCAGACGGCAGATTCAACAAACCTTGGGCTTAGAATACAGTGAGGAGGATTCCAAATGGATTCACCGGGACAAGTTAGCCAAGATTGAAAGCGAGGAGCTCCAGGCCGCTGGCTTCATAATACCAAAGGTGCGAGCCTCGAGTAGGCAAAGACGTCCCAGGGGGCAAAATTCCGTCGATTACGACAACCAGCAACGCCCTCGGAATCAGAGTTCCATGGACTTTGACaatcagcatcaacagcgACAGCGCCATGATTCCGCCAACATGGATCatgttggcgaggaagaaccCCCGGCCCAGCACTGGGACTTGAGGACGCCAGAAGAGATTGCTGAAGAGGAGGCTAATGCCTATTTTGCCTCGCAGTGTCTCAAGGGAGGCACAAAAATCCCGGTAGCCAAGATCAGCCCCGCGCCTATCCCACAAGATTACTTGGATCGCGGATCTCCTTCTGTCCGACGCATTGAATCCATGGATGGCGATACCATTGCCTACACCAAAACTCGGTCTCGAAGTGCCAGTGCTTCTACCAAGGACTTCGAAGTAGTGAACAATTGCAACCGACCTGCCAATGGAAAGCGATCAGTCACAGAGGGTTCACCAAAGAAAAGCACTGTGCGAAAGGCCTCAACGGCATCAAAGACCAGCACCACAGCCAGTCGGCCGAAGACTAGATCCGGTCCTACCAGAGATGCGAGTGGAAACCGCCCACCCACACGATCTGGAGAACCATCTGCTGCTAGCAAGCAACCCGAGGGCGACCCACCGTGGATGTTCGATGCGTACAAGCCGGACCCGCGGTTGCCTCCGGATCAACAGCTGCTACCCACGGTCGCCAAACGCCTGCGACAAGAAATGTGGGAGAGGGAAGGGAAGTTTGGCGACGTCTATGACAAGGAATTCCGACCGCTCAACGACCACGAACTTCCGAAACCACAGGAGAAAGAGCCTCTCCCtcaagaggaggaagatgctCAACAAGCGGGAGAATGGCCTTTGAAACCCGGTATCACGAAGAGTCCAAAGCAGAGCTCATACTCTACAATGCCCAAGATCTCGGACAAGCCTCCGGTCAGCCCTGTAGCAAGTTCCAAGGGTCCTGGACCAATGCAACCAGTCTCCCAACCCCAAACGGTCGAACCAATGAgacaggaagaggaagaagctgagaagaaggcaggATGCGGGTGCTGCGTGATAATGTAA